In Molothrus aeneus isolate 106 chromosome 11, BPBGC_Maene_1.0, whole genome shotgun sequence, a genomic segment contains:
- the LOC136561375 gene encoding protein phosphatase 1 regulatory subunit 3E-like produces MDKAGSLHSSVPGPPPRLYLPRNFSCSACLYGSLAEQCRAGCSPDGDAAPTPVVREAAGEKPPPTRGREPTLPAVPPSPTQRRRAKSLPTPGDRSLRPALQQSPSRRKTVRFADSLGLELTSVHLFCEADLPRVPLPAPPTPRPADLLKTRKPPALGDLEPVLFGPPPPLLEPLFPPQPGASPGFAERVRQHKVRLEWVRAEPAGLRGAVRVLNLAYEKVVSVRYTLNGWASCAEAAATYQPPAPADGISDRFAFLLPLGAAAAETTLEFAVRYRVAGAEYWDNNEGKNYRLRGRQRVPPAPGPPQDPDSSAWIHFI; encoded by the coding sequence ATGGATAAGGCGGGCTCGCTGCACAGCTCGGTGCCCGGGCCGCCGCCCCGGCTCTACCTGCCGCGCAACTTCAGCTGCAGCGCCTGCCTCTATGGCAGCCTGGCCGAGCAGTGCAGGGCGGGCTGCAGCCCCGACGGCGACGCCGCGCCCACGCCCGTGGTGCGGGAAGCGGCGGGCGAGAAGCCGCCGCCGACCCGCGGCCGGGAGCCCACGCTGCCCGccgtgccccccagccccacgcaGCGCCGCCGCGCCAAGTCGCTGCCCACGCCCGGCGACCGCAGCCTGCGCCCCGCGCTGCAGCAGAGCCCGTCGCGCCGCAAGACCGTGCGGTTCGCCGACTcgctggggctggagctcacCTCCGTGCACCTCTTCTGCGAGGCCGACCTGCCGCGGGTGCCGCTGCCCGCGCCGCCGACGCCGCGCCCCGCCGACCTCCTCAAGACCAGGAAGCCGCCGGCTCTGGGCGACCTGGAGCCGGTGCTGTtcgggccgccgccgccgctgctggaGCCGCTGTTCCCGCCGCAGCCCGGCGCCAGCCCCGGCTTCGCGGAGCGGGTGCGGCAGCACAAGGTGAGGCTGGAGTGGGTGCGGGCAGAGCCGGCGGGGCTGCGCGGGGCCGTGCGCGTCCTCAACCTCGCCTACGAGAAGGTGGTGTCGGTGCGCTACACGCTCAATGGCTGGGCCAGCTGCGCCGAGGCTGCCGCCACGTACCAGCCGCCCGCGCCGGCCGACGGCATCAGCGACCGCTTCgccttcctgctgcccctgggcgccgccgccgccgagaCCACGCTGGAGTTCGCCGTCCGCTACCGCGTCGCCGGCGCCGAGTACTGGGACAACAACGAAGGCAAGAACTACCGGCtgcggggccggcagcgcgtCCCGCCCGCCCCAGGGCCCCCGCAGGACCCcgacagctctgcctggatccACTTCATCTGA
- the GCSH gene encoding glycine cleavage system H protein, mitochondrial, whose translation MAWRALRRVGPVLAPRCPLLSLPPREPAARRLGTSSLLLAARKFTDKHEWISVENGIGTVGISNFAQEALGDVVYCSLPEVGTKLSKHDEFGALESVKAASELYSPLSGEVTEINAALADNPGLVNKSCYKDGWLIKMTVANPAELDELMTEDAYEKYIKSIED comes from the exons ATGGCGTGGCGAGCGCTGCGGCGGGTCGGGCCGGTGCTGGCGCCGCGCTGCCCGCTCCTCTCGCTGCCGCCGCGGGAGCCCGCGGCCCGCAGGCTGGGCACCAGCTCGCTGCTGCTGGCCG cCCGCAAGTTCACAGACAAGCACGAGTGGATATCTGTGGAAAATGGCATTGGAACAGTAGGAATCAGCAATTTTGCACAG gaagCATTAGGAGACGTTGTTTACTGTAGTCTTCCAGAAGTTGGGACAAAATTGAGTAAACATG ATGAGTTTGGGGCTTTGGAAAGTGTGAAAGCTGCTAGTGAACTCTACTCCCCTCTCTCAGGAGAAGTGACTGAGATTAATGCTGCCCTTGCAGATAATCCAGGGCTGGTCAATAAATCCTGTTATAAAGATG GTTGGCTTATCAAGATGACTGTGGCAAACCCTGCTGAACTTGATGAACTGATGACCGAAGATGCCTATGAGAAATACATAAAATCCATTGAGGACTGA